A DNA window from Brassica napus cultivar Da-Ae chromosome C1, Da-Ae, whole genome shotgun sequence contains the following coding sequences:
- the LOC106376881 gene encoding protein DETOXIFICATION 19, with translation MADRINTATPLLTDHEGGGNDRGRRSSSWVQKLIHVEESKAQIIYSLPMIFTNLFIYCIPLTSVMFASHLGQLELAGATLANSWATVTGFAFMTGLSGALETLCGQGFGAKSYRMLGIHLQSSCIVSLVFTILISIFWFFTEPVFGLIGQDPNISRQAALYMKYQAPGLLAYGFLQSIVRFCQTQSVVAPLVIFSFVPLVVNIGISYVLVYIAGLGFIGSPIATSISLWIAFLSLGTYVICSDKFKETWTGFSLESFRYLVINLTLSLPSAAMVCLEYWAFEILVFLAGLMPNPEITTSLVAICVNTESISYMLTYGLSAAASTRVSNELGAGNVQGAKKATSVTVKLSLVLAFGVVLALLVGHDSWVGLFSNSPVIKEEFASLRFFLAASITLDSIQGVLSGVARGCGWQHVVTVINLGTFYLIGMPIAAFCGFKLKLYAKGLWIGLISGIFSQSSSLLLMTIFRKWTKINASV, from the exons ATGGCTGATCGCATCAACACGGCCACCCCGTTGTTAACTGATCATGAAGGTGGAGGAAATGATAGAGGAAGGAGAAGCTCATCTTGGGTTCAAAAACTAATACACGTGGAAGAATCAAAGGCTCAGATTATTTACTCTCTTCCAATGATATTCACAAATCTTTTCATCTATTGCATCCCTTTAACCTCTGTGATGTTTGCTTCTCACCTCGGCCAACTCGAGCTCGCTGGTGCAACCCTCGCCAATTCTTGGGCCACCGTCACCGGTTTTGCCTTCATG acAGGGTTAAGTGGAGCACTTGAGACATTATGTGGTCAAGGCTTTGGTGCAAAAAGCTACAGAATGTTGGGGATTCATCTACAATCATCATGCATCGTCTCATTAGTCTTCACCATCCTCATCTCCATCTTTTGGTTCTTCACAGAACCGGTTTTCGGACTAATTGGACAAGATCCCAATATCTCAAGACAAGCTGCACTCTATATGAAATACCAAGCTCCCGGTTTACTAGCTTACGGGTTCTTACAGAGCATTGTGCGGTTTTGCCAAACGCAATCCGTCGTTGCTCCACTAGTCATCTTCTCATTTGTTCCCCTGGTGGTTAATATCGGTATCTCATATGTTCTGGTCTACATCGCTGGCCTTGGATTCATTGGTTCTCCAATAGCTACATCTATTTCATTGTGGATAGCTTTTCTTTCTCTCGGAACTTATGTGATATGTTCAGACAAATTTAAAGAAACATGGACCGGATTTTCGCTAGAATCATTCCGTTATTTAGTAATAAACTTGACACTGAGTCTCCCTTCTGCTGCTATGGTATG TTTGGAATATTGGGCGTTCGAGATACTTGTGTTCTTGGCAGGTTTGATGCCTAATCCAGAAATCACCACATCTTTGGTAGCTATATG TGTCAACACGGAGTCCATTAGCTACATGTTAACATATGGACTTAGCGCAGCTGCAAG CACGCGTGTGTCCAATGAACTTGGAGCAGGAAATGTACAAGGCGCAAAGAAGGCGACTTCTGTAACCGTTAAGCTGTCTTTAGTCCTTGCTTTTGGTGTAGTGCTTGCTTTACTTGTAGGTCATGATAGTTGGGTTGGGTTATTCAGCAATAGTCCTGTCATCAAAGAAGAGTTTGCATCATTGAGATTCTTTCTTGCTGCCTCTATAACTCTTGATTCAATCCAAGGCGTTCTATCAG GAGTGGCTAGAGGATGCGGATGGCAGCATGTAGTCACGGTTATAAACTTGGGAACATTCTACTTAATTGGAATGCCTATTGCTGCCTTTTGTGGTTTCAAGTTGAAGTTATATGCCAAG GGTTTGTGGATTGGTTTGATAAGTGGAATATTTTCCCAATCTTCATCACTCTTGCTTATGACAATTTTCCGGAAGTGGACAAAGATAAATGCGTCGGTCTGA
- the LOC106376332 gene encoding protein DETOXIFICATION 19-like isoform X3, which translates to MAPNPEITTSLVAICVNTEAVSYMLTCGPSAAASTRVSNELGAGNVKGAKKATSVTVKLSLVLSLGLVVALLVGHDGWVGLFSSSHVIKEEFTSLRFFLAATITLDTVQSVLSGVARGCGWQRVVTLINLGTFYQIGMPSAAFCGFKLKLYAKVLSYETVIRQKFIFLFLINCFGENRVCGLVW; encoded by the exons ATGGCGCCGAATCCAGAAATCACCACATCTTTGGTAGCTATATG TGTCAACACGGAAGCGGTTAGCTACATGTTAACATGCGGCCCTAGCGCAGCTGCAAG TACGCGTGTGTCAAACGAGCTTGGAGCAGGAAATGTAAAAGGCGCAAAAAAAGCGACTTCTGTTACCGTTAAGTTGTCTTTAGTTCTTTCTCTCGGCCTAGTTGTTGCTTTACTTGTAGGTCACGATGGTTGGGTTGGGTTATTCAGCAGTAGTCATGTGATCAAAGAAGAGTTTACATCATTGAGATTCTTTCTTGCTGCCACAATAACTCTTGATACAGTCCAAAGTGTTCTATCAG GAGTGGCCAGAGGATGCGGATGGCAACGTGTAGTCACACTTATAAATCTGGGAACTTTCTACCAGATTGGAATGCCTAGTGCAGCCTTTTGTGGTTTTAAGTTGAAGTTGTATGCCAAGGTACTCTCTTATGAGACGGTGATAAGgcaaaaatttatatttctatttttgattaATTGTTTTGGTGAAAACAGGGTTTGTGGATTGGTATGGTAA
- the LOC106376876 gene encoding protein DETOXIFICATION 19-like — protein sequence MLHQEDSVTAPPITKSPQLLDDHEDGGDDRERIRSSWVQKVINLEESKAQIIYALPVIFTNLFIYCIPLTSVMFASHLGQLELAGATLANSWATVTGVTFMIGLSGALETLCGQGFGAENYRMLGLHLLHCLISLRYIHLHLLVLHRIRSPTFFFFFFFC from the exons atgcttcatcaagaagattcagtgaCGGCTCCTCCCATCACGAAGAGCCCCCAACTGTTGGATGATCATGAAGATGGAGGAGATGATAGAGAAAGGATAAGATCATCTTGGGTTCAAAAAGTGATCAACTTAGAAGAATCCAAGGCTCAAATCATTTACGCTCTGCCAGTGATATTCACAAATCTCTTCATTTATTGCATCCCTTTAACATCTGTGATGTTTGCTTCTCACCTGGGCCAACTCGAGCTCGCTGGTGCAACACTCGCCAATTCATGGGCCACCGTCACCGGTGTTACCTTCATG ataggGTTAAGTGGAGCACTTGAGACATTATGTGGACAAGGCTTTGGTGCAGAAAACTACAGAATGTTGGGGCTTCATCTATTGCATTGTCTCATTAGTCTTCGCTATATTCATCTCCATCTTCTGGTTCTACACAGAATCCGTTCtccgactttttttttttttttttttttctgctaa
- the LOC106376332 gene encoding protein DETOXIFICATION 19-like isoform X1, protein MKLSLPSVAMVCLEYWAFQILVLLAGLMAPNPEITTSLVAICVNTEAVSYMLTCGPSAAASTRVSNELGAGNVKGAKKATSVTVKLSLVLSLGLVVALLVGHDGWVGLFSSSHVIKEEFTSLRFFLAATITLDTVQSVLSGVARGCGWQRVVTLINLGTFYQIGMPSAAFCGFKLKLYAKVLSYETVIRQKFIFLFLINCFGENRVCGLVW, encoded by the exons ATGAAATTAAGCCTCCCTTCTGTTGCTATGGTATG TTTGGAATATTGGGCGTTCCAGATTCTTGTGCTATTGGCAGGATTGATGGCGCCGAATCCAGAAATCACCACATCTTTGGTAGCTATATG TGTCAACACGGAAGCGGTTAGCTACATGTTAACATGCGGCCCTAGCGCAGCTGCAAG TACGCGTGTGTCAAACGAGCTTGGAGCAGGAAATGTAAAAGGCGCAAAAAAAGCGACTTCTGTTACCGTTAAGTTGTCTTTAGTTCTTTCTCTCGGCCTAGTTGTTGCTTTACTTGTAGGTCACGATGGTTGGGTTGGGTTATTCAGCAGTAGTCATGTGATCAAAGAAGAGTTTACATCATTGAGATTCTTTCTTGCTGCCACAATAACTCTTGATACAGTCCAAAGTGTTCTATCAG GAGTGGCCAGAGGATGCGGATGGCAACGTGTAGTCACACTTATAAATCTGGGAACTTTCTACCAGATTGGAATGCCTAGTGCAGCCTTTTGTGGTTTTAAGTTGAAGTTGTATGCCAAGGTACTCTCTTATGAGACGGTGATAAGgcaaaaatttatatttctatttttgattaATTGTTTTGGTGAAAACAGGGTTTGTGGATTGGTATGGTAA
- the LOC106376332 gene encoding protein DETOXIFICATION 19-like isoform X2, with protein MKLSLPSVAMVCLEYWAFQILVLLAGLMAPNPEITTSLVAICVNTEAVSYMLTCGPSAAASTRVSNELGAGNVKGAKKATSVTVKLSLVLSLGLVVALLVGHDGWVGLFSSSHVIKEEFTSLRFFLAATITLDTVQSVLSGVARGCGWQRVVTLINLGTFYQIGMPSAAFCGFKLKLYAKGLWIGMVSGIFCQVHHSCL; from the exons ATGAAATTAAGCCTCCCTTCTGTTGCTATGGTATG TTTGGAATATTGGGCGTTCCAGATTCTTGTGCTATTGGCAGGATTGATGGCGCCGAATCCAGAAATCACCACATCTTTGGTAGCTATATG TGTCAACACGGAAGCGGTTAGCTACATGTTAACATGCGGCCCTAGCGCAGCTGCAAG TACGCGTGTGTCAAACGAGCTTGGAGCAGGAAATGTAAAAGGCGCAAAAAAAGCGACTTCTGTTACCGTTAAGTTGTCTTTAGTTCTTTCTCTCGGCCTAGTTGTTGCTTTACTTGTAGGTCACGATGGTTGGGTTGGGTTATTCAGCAGTAGTCATGTGATCAAAGAAGAGTTTACATCATTGAGATTCTTTCTTGCTGCCACAATAACTCTTGATACAGTCCAAAGTGTTCTATCAG GAGTGGCCAGAGGATGCGGATGGCAACGTGTAGTCACACTTATAAATCTGGGAACTTTCTACCAGATTGGAATGCCTAGTGCAGCCTTTTGTGGTTTTAAGTTGAAGTTGTATGCCAAG GGTTTGTGGATTGGTATGGTAAGTGGGATATTTTGCCAAGTTCATCACTCTTGCTTATGA